CGGCGTTCATCGAATGGAACGTAGACTTGCGATTGATTCTGATGACGATGCTTTTTATTTTGATGGCAACAAATTATCTCAAAGCAAGTATGAAGATCAGATAAAAAAGTTTTGCTTTGGAATTACAACAGATCGTTTTTCTGTGCGTTACGCTATTACTAAATTTATCCGCAATACTAATGAGCGGATGCTTAACACTACACAATTTTTGGACAAACGAGTTCCTACAGAAGGAAAAGAGTATAGTGAACTTTACCTTTACCTTTTTGGATTCCAAGACAGTGAAAAGTTAGGTGAAAAAAGATTAGCGACAAACTTAGTTAACCGTAGAGCTAAAAATTTACGGGTAATTAACGCTCTCATTAAAGAACAAAAAAATAAAACACAATTAAAAGAATTAGCCAAACTTATTAAGAAAATTGAAGATGAAATTTTAAGCTTTAACTTTTCTTCAGAGCAAAAAGATCCGATTTCTGAATTATCGCAACTTCAAAGACAAGAAGACGATATTACAAAAGAAGTTTTATCCATAGAACGAAAAATAAAGAACATTAATGAAACGGTTAAAAACCTTTCTAGCTCGCTTGGTGGATATTTAACTACAGAGTTAGAAGAAATATATGCTTACGCTAATATTACTATAACAAGTGCAATTAAAGACCTGAAGGAAGTTTCTCAGTTCCACGCCAAGCTCGTTCAGAGTAAGAAGAAATTCCTAACTCAAGATGTTCCAGAATTAACATTAAAGCACTCCGAATTAAAAGGTGCACTCGAAGAGGTATATACCGTAAGAAGGTCTGTTTTTGAGAAAATGAAAGACAGCAAAAATATCGAAGTGATAACACGTAAAATAAAGGAACTTGGGGAGTTAAAAGTAAAGTTTGGTCAAGCTGAAGGATTAATTCAACAACAACAACAAGCCACTGACGATAAGAAAAAGGCCGTTGATGCATTAGCCATAATTCTAAAGTCCATTAAGGATCAACTTGATACTGTAGAAAACTTTATCAATAAATTTAATGAATTTTTTGCTGTTTACACAGAAAAGCTCCACAATGAAGCTTATACCTTGGAATTCGACTACGATGAACAAAAGGGAAGCTGCAAGCTATCATTAAGCAATGAGAGCTCACACCCTGAAGGTGGCAAGAAAAAAGCAGAGGTAATTGCTTTTGATTTTGCATATATCTCTGCTGTGCATAGCCAACAACTTACCAGACCTTTATTTGTCTTTCATGATATGGTTGAAGATATAGACAAAAGACAACTTAAAGATATCCTCGTTCTTTCTAAGTCTCTTTCTGGACAACAAATTTTATCCGTACTCTCGGACAACCTTACGCCAGAGATGCGTAACGACTGTGAAAACAATATCATTCTTGAACTTGATGAAAATGACCGCTTCTTTAAGGTATAACATGCTTTTTTTAAAGCTTTAAAAAGCCCGCTCGATTGAGGGGGCTTTTGTTTTTATCTTGTAGATCTATGGTTAAAAATAGAGCGGATTGGATTGAACAGCGAGATTAGAACGGGGCGAGGAGTTATGGGTATAGCAGAAGAGAACGTAACAGACCAAAGTGGAGATGAACTTCTTAAAGAAATTGCAGAAGGATTAACTGAAATCGAGGGAAGAAGACTTGACTGTGATTTTAATAGATTAAAAGATTTTTTTCCGGACGTAATTCCCAAGCTGGCTTTTATAGATTGCACCTTTGTATCTAACGTATCTTTTTTGCACTTAAACATGCTTGGAATAAACTTTATAAGTTGTGTGTTTGAAGATTTTGCTGCTTTTGAAAATTCTTCAATCGAATCGTGTTTTTTCCATGAGTGTCAGTTCAAAAAACATGCGAGCTTCAGTGAGAGTATTTTTAAAGTACGAGCAACTTTTTCTGATGTGAAGTTTACAACTGCCAGTTTTTCATTAGCAGTATTTAAGAAAAAAGCATTGTTTTATAATTGTGATGTGAGTGAGTACCTTCAGTTAGCTAATATCAGCTGTAGTAACAGCGAACTGATATTGAACAGGATGCCAGTGGCGTTTATTACATTTTCACCAAGCCAGAGCGAAGGCTTTAGCGTGGAAGATATTGATTGGCCTAGCTTGGAACAAATTAAGCAAGCTGGTGTAGTAACAGAATCGATGTGTCGTGCTTGGAAGGTTAGGTTAAGAAACATGGGTGATGAGTGGACAGCATCAGAGTGGCATCTATTTGAAAAAGAGCTTGCTCTTGAAAGGTTGTCTACTGGCTCAAACAAGGTCTCCTACTTTTTCCTAGCTTGTTATGGGTGGGTAAGTCGATATGGAGAGTCCCCGGAACGAGCAAGTAAGGTTCTTGCTGCGTTAATTATTGCCCCATTTGTTTTTGCACTTATTCATATGCGTCCAGAGATTAAGTTGAATGAAGAGTGGGCCAGTTATGCCTTGGGTTTTATTCCCTTGTTATCAAAGGCATCAGTTTCTTTAAATTTATCTGTCTTTGAAAAGTGTGGGCAGATAGTGTGGCAGGGCTTTTTAGCCATTCAGTCTTCTTTACTTGCTTTGGCTGTGCGTAATAAAGTGCGGCGGTGATGTGTGGAGGCCCGAAGTGTGTTGATTGTTATCAATTGTTCACTTTGTGCTGATTGGGGCATGAGAAACAATATAGTAAAAAGGGGGCGGTGATGTGTACTGATACTCTTACTGCAATCAAGCCGGAGTATTCTCAAGAAGAAGTGGCATCAATCATAGAAAACATGACAAGGAAGAAGATTTCTTCTAACTGGCTTGTTGATGTGATTACCAGTTCTAATTTCTTAGACGTATTTAAAGAGGTTGCTAAAACGATTCGCGCTAAAATTGTTGTTGATGCAAAAAATAAAACGCAAACAATTGGCGCATTGCAAGCCTTTTCATTAGATTTCATTGACCTTTACAAGGTCGCTATTCCTTGTCTCGATTCGGATGAAAGCAGGATGAAAGCCCTAGAAGATGTAAAGGATTCAGTGCTTCAATTTGCTGAGATGATTAGGGTAATTGAGCAAGAACAAGGGAAGAAGTTTTCTTTAACAGACATGGTTTTGGTGGGGGTTGCTGGGGCTGCTGTTGGGGGTGCCTCAGTTGTATTTGGCTCAATGCTTAAGGATGCTGTTGCTAACTTCTTTAAGAAAAAGGATGTTGCTTAGACAATGTAGAACAGTCAGATCTGTTTGGGTAAGCTCCTAAAGTTGTTTGTTTAGAAATTATATGAGTAATGAGTAGTTACTAAGTTAAATAGGGTGTCTAACTAGCAATGCGAAAAGGTCAAAATTCAACTTATTTTCAGAAATTTACAGATATTGCAGCGCAAGATGTTTTAGATAGCGTATTTTACTTTTTATCTACA
This DNA window, taken from Halodesulfovibrio aestuarii DSM 17919 = ATCC 29578, encodes the following:
- a CDS encoding DUF2326 domain-containing protein; this translates as MLLNSFKLFKNNSEIRSIPFELGLNIITNREGIGHSGNSVGKSTLSRVVDFLFLGSIDPVYIDDEFKQPNIDIQKLFEENDIIAQLNFTGADFGVHRMERRLAIDSDDDAFYFDGNKLSQSKYEDQIKKFCFGITTDRFSVRYAITKFIRNTNERMLNTTQFLDKRVPTEGKEYSELYLYLFGFQDSEKLGEKRLATNLVNRRAKNLRVINALIKEQKNKTQLKELAKLIKKIEDEILSFNFSSEQKDPISELSQLQRQEDDITKEVLSIERKIKNINETVKNLSSSLGGYLTTELEEIYAYANITITSAIKDLKEVSQFHAKLVQSKKKFLTQDVPELTLKHSELKGALEEVYTVRRSVFEKMKDSKNIEVITRKIKELGELKVKFGQAEGLIQQQQQATDDKKKAVDALAIILKSIKDQLDTVENFINKFNEFFAVYTEKLHNEAYTLEFDYDEQKGSCKLSLSNESSHPEGGKKKAEVIAFDFAYISAVHSQQLTRPLFVFHDMVEDIDKRQLKDILVLSKSLSGQQILSVLSDNLTPEMRNDCENNIILELDENDRFFKV